From the Nitratidesulfovibrio sp. genome, one window contains:
- a CDS encoding MFS transporter: MHATKNNSMYLFLMILTVCGAAGLQVWVILFDNFLVNSVGLTAYHAGILQSVREVPGFLSLLAVFALLVMHECRLAVLSVVCLGVGVFITGLWPSFTGLVVTTLVSSLGYHYFETARQSLTLQSFGLAETPTVLARQVSAGAATSVVVGVLVYFGAEWLSTEQLYMLFGGAIVVAALCLVAWNPTGGALRPQQKRIVLRRRYWVFYALTFMGGARRQIFIAFAAFLLVQKFQFSVREISLLFIVNNIVCYFSAPLVARLIPRLGERTVLSTEYLLLAAVFVSYGLVESRAVAICLYVLDHVLFNFSMAITTYFQKIADHEDLAPSAAAGFTINHIAAVVLPVTGGYLWMIDYRVTFFAGALMSLCSLVIAQFIRPQLTATAATTAPTAVGGTDAAAG, translated from the coding sequence ATGCACGCGACCAAGAACAACTCCATGTACCTGTTCCTGATGATCCTTACCGTCTGTGGCGCCGCCGGGCTCCAGGTGTGGGTCATCCTGTTCGACAACTTCCTCGTCAATTCCGTGGGGCTGACGGCCTACCACGCGGGCATCCTGCAATCGGTGCGCGAGGTGCCGGGCTTTCTCTCGCTGCTGGCCGTGTTCGCCCTGCTGGTGATGCACGAATGCAGGCTGGCCGTGCTGTCGGTGGTCTGTCTGGGCGTGGGGGTGTTCATCACCGGGCTGTGGCCCAGCTTCACCGGGCTGGTGGTGACCACGCTGGTCTCCAGCCTTGGCTACCACTACTTTGAAACGGCCCGGCAGTCGCTGACGCTGCAAAGCTTCGGCCTTGCCGAAACCCCCACCGTGCTGGCCCGCCAGGTCAGCGCCGGTGCGGCCACCAGCGTCGTGGTGGGGGTGCTGGTGTACTTCGGCGCGGAATGGCTGAGCACGGAACAGCTGTACATGCTGTTCGGCGGGGCCATCGTGGTGGCGGCCCTGTGTCTGGTGGCGTGGAACCCCACGGGCGGTGCCCTGCGACCGCAGCAAAAGCGCATCGTGCTGCGGCGCAGGTACTGGGTGTTCTACGCGCTGACCTTCATGGGCGGGGCGCGGCGGCAGATATTCATCGCCTTTGCCGCGTTCCTGCTGGTGCAGAAGTTCCAGTTTTCGGTGCGGGAAATCTCGCTGCTGTTCATCGTCAACAATATCGTGTGCTACTTTTCCGCGCCGCTGGTGGCCCGGCTGATTCCCCGGCTGGGCGAGCGGACGGTGCTGTCCACCGAATACCTGCTGCTGGCCGCCGTCTTCGTCTCGTACGGCCTGGTGGAATCCAGGGCCGTGGCCATCTGCCTGTACGTGCTGGACCACGTGCTGTTCAACTTCAGCATGGCCATCACCACGTACTTCCAGAAGATCGCGGACCACGAGGACCTGGCACCCAGCGCGGCGGCAGGGTTCACCATCAACCACATCGCCGCCGTGGTCCTGCCCGTGACCGGCGGCTACCTGTGGATGATCGACTACCGGGTGACCTTTTTTGCCGGGGCGCTGATGAGCCTGTGTTCGCTGGTCATCGCGCAGTTCATCCGGCCGCAGTTGACCGCCACCGCCGCGACCACCGCTCCCACCGCAGTTGGCGGCACGGACGCTGCGGCGGGCTGA
- a CDS encoding ferritin-like domain-containing protein, with protein sequence MNKATKPAKAKPAAAAPSPRESRKAKVIEVLNRARAMELNAITQYMNQHYGLDNMDYGTLAADMKLIAIDEMRHAEMFAERIKELGGEPTTEREGDLVKGQDVRTVFPYDAGLEDDTIDAYNQFLQVCRDCGDSISMKLFETIIEEEQVHFNHFDNVGEHLKTLGDTYLSKIAGTSASTGPSTKGFLISKGGAAAG encoded by the coding sequence ATGAACAAAGCGACGAAACCGGCAAAGGCCAAGCCCGCAGCGGCGGCCCCCTCTCCGCGAGAGTCCCGCAAGGCCAAGGTCATCGAAGTGCTGAACCGGGCGCGCGCCATGGAGCTGAACGCCATTACCCAGTACATGAACCAGCACTACGGGCTGGACAACATGGACTACGGTACGCTGGCGGCGGACATGAAGCTGATTGCCATCGACGAGATGCGCCACGCCGAGATGTTCGCCGAGCGCATCAAGGAATTGGGCGGCGAACCGACCACCGAGCGCGAGGGCGACCTGGTCAAGGGGCAGGACGTGCGGACCGTCTTCCCGTACGACGCCGGGCTCGAGGATGACACCATCGACGCCTACAACCAGTTCCTGCAAGTGTGCCGCGACTGTGGCGACAGCATCAGCATGAAGCTGTTCGAGACCATCATCGAGGAGGAGCAGGTGCACTTCAACCACTTCGACAACGTGGGCGAGCACCTGAAGACCCTGGGCGACACCTACCTGTCGAAGATCGCGGGCACCTCGGCCTCCACCGGCCCCTCCACCAAGGGGTTCCTGATCAGCAAGGGCGGGGCGGCGGCGGGGTAA
- a CDS encoding ExbD/TolR family protein translates to MQAASDEDGGVVSEINVTPFVDVMLVLLVIFMITTPMMQSGLDVSLPQTETVDVLPEDSDHVVLTIRADGTLLLDEDTLGDGDIAAFMRERVVTPDRLLFLRADANVPYGRVVRVMGMVRAAGVHKMHVMAEEEDTPEARP, encoded by the coding sequence ATGCAGGCGGCATCTGACGAGGACGGCGGCGTGGTTTCCGAGATCAACGTCACGCCTTTTGTCGACGTGATGCTGGTGCTGCTGGTGATCTTCATGATCACCACGCCCATGATGCAATCGGGGCTGGACGTATCCCTGCCGCAGACCGAAACCGTGGACGTGCTGCCCGAGGACAGCGACCACGTGGTGCTGACCATCCGGGCCGATGGCACGCTGCTGCTGGACGAGGACACGTTGGGCGACGGTGACATAGCCGCCTTCATGCGCGAACGCGTGGTGACGCCCGACCGGCTGCTGTTCCTGCGGGCCGACGCCAACGTGCCCTATGGCCGCGTGGTGCGGGTGATGGGCATGGTGCGCGCCGCCGGGGTGCACAAGATGCACGTCATGGCCGAAGAGGAAGACACGCCGGAGGCCCGGCCATGA
- a CDS encoding DMT family transporter, with protein sequence MPRSAPPAASAVAAAPLTGLPPAALPPRTLAEGALCALGAGLAWGLVFIVPLLLGDYPPAVLSFGRYTAFGAIAVVLGLRDTARLRLLDRADWLRALELALTGNILYYLCLSAAIQRADAPLPTVIIGTLPIIIAIISNLRDRRLRWARLVPPLAAIAAGVLLVNRHEIGRLGFDRPMADYLTGVALAWGAVACWTWYPLRNSQWLALRPHLGSGLWATAQGLATLPLALLGMAGACAWYAVADGGAGGFAPPLGPRPWTFVGLMFTLGLLASWLGTTLWNRASRLLPAGLAGQLMVCETLAALAYAYCWRGQAPDVGSLGGVVLLVAGLLLGLRAFRRG encoded by the coding sequence ATGCCCCGTTCTGCCCCACCAGCCGCATCCGCCGTTGCCGCCGCCCCACTTACCGGCCTGCCCCCTGCGGCCCTGCCCCCGCGCACCCTGGCCGAAGGCGCCCTGTGCGCACTGGGTGCCGGACTGGCGTGGGGGTTGGTGTTCATCGTGCCGCTGCTGCTGGGCGACTACCCACCCGCCGTGCTGTCGTTCGGGCGGTACACGGCCTTCGGAGCCATTGCCGTGGTGCTGGGCCTGCGCGACACGGCCCGGCTGCGCCTGCTGGACCGGGCCGACTGGCTGCGCGCCCTGGAACTGGCCCTGACAGGCAACATCCTTTACTACCTGTGCCTTTCCGCAGCCATCCAGCGCGCGGACGCCCCCCTGCCCACGGTGATCATCGGCACCCTGCCCATCATCATCGCCATCATCTCCAACCTGCGCGACCGGCGGCTGCGCTGGGCACGGCTGGTGCCGCCGCTGGCGGCCATCGCCGCCGGGGTGCTGCTGGTGAACCGCCACGAAATAGGCCGGCTGGGCTTCGACAGGCCCATGGCCGACTACCTGACCGGTGTGGCGCTGGCGTGGGGAGCCGTGGCCTGCTGGACGTGGTACCCCCTGCGTAACAGCCAGTGGCTGGCGCTGCGCCCGCACCTGGGGTCCGGCCTGTGGGCCACGGCACAGGGGCTGGCTACGCTGCCGCTTGCCCTGCTGGGCATGGCTGGCGCCTGTGCCTGGTATGCCGTTGCGGATGGCGGCGCGGGCGGTTTTGCCCCACCGCTGGGCCCCCGCCCGTGGACCTTCGTGGGGCTGATGTTCACCCTGGGGCTGCTGGCCTCGTGGCTGGGCACCACCCTGTGGAACCGCGCCAGCCGCCTGCTGCCCGCCGGACTTGCGGGCCAGCTGATGGTTTGCGAGACGCTGGCCGCCCTGGCCTACGCCTATTGCTGGCGCGGACAGGCCCCGGATGTCGGCAGCCTGGGCGGGGTGGTCCTGCTGGTGGCCGGACTGCTGCTGGGGCTGCGCGCCTTCCGGCGCGGGTGA
- a CDS encoding TonB family protein, with product MTARAERAGRTDARLLDRWTVGALCLHLLLAGMLLAAPQPKTVSGLDQGGRGGGSQMVELTLGGPGGKRPAAATPRTPTPAPLPVPQARDVKPDAKAVSTRKRDAAPRPTPAERQPERPAAPTSPTEPSVAPARAMTADAAPSGGLDTSVPEGAPPGSGGTDKGMAFGSGGGTGGGSTGTAGPGGVGLHADTARDGDYDRKARPLYAPQPPYPAEARRKRAEGVVVVRLHIDPQGRVASRSVVGGEAVDLFADAALSTVERWRFRPCGRDGRDVACEVEVPVVFKLVR from the coding sequence ATGACCGCACGAGCGGAACGGGCAGGACGGACGGACGCCCGGCTGCTGGACCGCTGGACGGTGGGAGCCCTGTGCCTGCACCTGCTGCTGGCCGGGATGCTGCTGGCCGCGCCGCAACCGAAGACGGTCAGCGGGCTGGATCAGGGCGGCAGGGGCGGCGGCAGCCAGATGGTGGAACTGACCCTGGGCGGGCCGGGCGGAAAACGCCCGGCAGCCGCAACGCCGCGCACACCCACGCCCGCCCCGTTACCCGTACCGCAGGCGCGGGACGTGAAGCCCGACGCCAAGGCCGTGAGCACGCGCAAGCGGGATGCCGCCCCCCGGCCCACCCCGGCTGAACGCCAACCCGAACGGCCCGCCGCCCCCACATCACCGACGGAACCGTCCGTAGCGCCTGCGCGCGCCATGACGGCTGACGCGGCACCATCCGGCGGGCTGGACACCAGCGTGCCGGAAGGGGCACCCCCCGGCAGCGGGGGCACGGACAAGGGCATGGCCTTCGGCTCCGGCGGCGGAACCGGCGGCGGAAGCACGGGCACGGCAGGGCCGGGCGGCGTGGGGCTGCACGCCGACACGGCGCGGGACGGCGACTACGACCGCAAGGCGCGGCCTCTCTACGCGCCGCAGCCCCCCTACCCGGCAGAGGCCCGCCGCAAGCGGGCGGAAGGCGTGGTGGTGGTGCGGCTGCACATCGACCCGCAGGGTCGGGTGGCCTCCCGCAGTGTGGTGGGCGGTGAAGCGGTGGATCTGTTCGCGGACGCGGCCCTGTCCACCGTGGAGCGCTGGCGCTTTCGCCCCTGCGGGCGCGACGGACGCGACGTGGCCTGCGAGGTGGAGGTGCCGGTGGTGTTCAAACTGGTTCGTTAA
- a CDS encoding HAD family hydrolase, giving the protein MPIHAIIFDLDGTLLDTLEDLADAANTCLLAQGFSAHPVDAYRQFVGDGVEILFRRALPPGTPPGAATERAVAALVARMRDEYGARWSAKSAPYPGIRELLAALAPAGLPLGVLSNKPHAFTRLMVGSFFDGAAAAPGGAPDGDGPLGPFAVVAGARPGVPRKPDPAAAIATARALGVDPAHAAFVGDSNVDMRTAHGAGMLAVGCLWGFRGEAELRESGASILLAHPLELLDHL; this is encoded by the coding sequence ATGCCCATACACGCCATCATCTTTGATCTGGACGGCACCCTGCTGGACACGCTGGAAGACCTGGCCGACGCGGCCAATACCTGCCTGCTGGCCCAGGGATTTTCCGCACACCCCGTGGACGCCTACCGCCAGTTCGTGGGCGACGGGGTGGAAATCCTGTTCCGTCGGGCGCTGCCGCCCGGCACGCCGCCCGGCGCCGCCACCGAACGGGCCGTGGCCGCCCTGGTGGCCCGCATGCGCGACGAATACGGCGCGCGCTGGTCGGCCAAAAGCGCACCCTATCCCGGCATCCGCGAACTGCTGGCCGCGCTGGCTCCCGCCGGGCTCCCGCTGGGGGTGCTGTCCAACAAGCCGCACGCCTTCACCCGGCTGATGGTGGGCAGTTTCTTTGACGGCGCGGCGGCTGCACCGGGCGGTGCACCAGACGGCGACGGTCCGCTGGGCCCGTTCGCCGTGGTGGCCGGGGCGCGCCCCGGCGTGCCGCGCAAGCCCGACCCCGCTGCGGCCATCGCCACGGCCCGCGCGCTGGGGGTGGACCCGGCGCACGCGGCCTTCGTGGGCGACAGCAACGTGGACATGCGCACCGCGCACGGCGCGGGCATGCTGGCCGTGGGCTGTCTGTGGGGCTTCCGGGGCGAGGCGGAACTGCGCGAAAGCGGGGCATCCATACTGCTGGCGCACCCGCTGGAGTTGCTGGACCATCTCTAG
- a CDS encoding MotA/TolQ/ExbB proton channel family protein — protein sequence MDTGILGLYAHATPVAKAVMLALVCMSVASWGIIFRKALLLRGAAGRIDACMERLGRMESLEQAMSRFKDSGDRMAWNLLRAGYDEYRRMTRCNAPAALLADNVRRTLRHAVSDEGGRLGAQLPLLATTANIAPFIGLFGTVWGIMDAFHDLAGAKSASIAAVAPGISEALIATAVGLGVAIPAAIGYNLQTTALNKVKARLVNLAGVILNHVMHDVGAVLGGTALHTTEADDAGGI from the coding sequence ATGGATACCGGCATTCTGGGCCTGTACGCCCACGCCACCCCCGTGGCCAAGGCGGTAATGCTCGCCCTTGTCTGCATGTCCGTCGCCAGTTGGGGCATCATCTTCCGCAAAGCCCTGCTGCTGCGCGGCGCGGCAGGCCGCATCGACGCCTGCATGGAGCGGCTTGGCCGCATGGAAAGCCTGGAGCAGGCCATGTCGCGCTTCAAGGATTCCGGCGACAGGATGGCCTGGAACCTGCTGCGCGCGGGCTACGACGAATACCGCCGCATGACCCGGTGCAACGCCCCCGCCGCCCTGCTGGCCGACAACGTGCGGCGCACGTTGCGCCATGCGGTGTCGGACGAGGGGGGCAGGCTTGGCGCGCAGCTGCCGCTGTTGGCCACCACCGCCAACATCGCGCCGTTCATCGGGCTGTTCGGCACCGTGTGGGGCATCATGGATGCCTTCCACGACCTTGCCGGGGCCAAGTCCGCCTCCATTGCCGCCGTGGCGCCGGGCATCTCCGAGGCGCTCATCGCCACCGCCGTGGGCCTTGGCGTGGCCATACCCGCAGCCATCGGCTACAACCTGCAAACCACCGCCCTGAACAAGGTCAAGGCGCGGCTGGTCAACCTTGCCGGGGTGATCCTGAACCACGTCATGCACGACGTGGGCGCGGTGCTTGGCGGCACGGCCCTGCACACCACGGAGGCGGACGATGCAGGCGGCATCTGA
- a CDS encoding ATP-binding protein, which translates to MKIPKDDLIGVLAQFNPWWRGEPVADLPAWRRAAFRELHAWVVAPPAHRAVLVSGARQVGKTTLMLQSIADLIAGGVPPANILYATFDHPLLKLAGIDAVLEAWRAREPAVPGPEFLFLDEGQFIRDWGTWVKHQVDFFRHRHIAFTGSALPLLESDQESGVGRWHTIKLTTLSFYEYLQLKRIPHSEIPPLRSLRETFAWSEAAFYRVAEMAAPLVGHFHDYLVRGGFPQIAQVESVTQAQRLLREDVIDKVLKRDMTVLFGVRRVLELEHTFLYLCMHDGGLLDVPNLCKNLEVKRPTALKYIDLLESTHLVYKLPPHGYGKDILRARYKVYLADAALAPAALLKGKGLIDDPMALGVATETAVFKHLFARYYARDVRFTYWRDKKNREVDLVADMGGKLVPFEVKYRAQHAGAAELQGLLEFMRERKAERGYAVTKSLTDFGPLAGHGDVMRIPAPLLCYWMGQGELDEPVEA; encoded by the coding sequence ATGAAAATACCCAAGGATGACCTGATCGGGGTGCTTGCCCAGTTCAACCCGTGGTGGCGGGGCGAACCCGTGGCGGATCTGCCCGCGTGGCGCCGGGCGGCATTTCGTGAACTGCACGCCTGGGTTGTCGCGCCGCCTGCCCACCGGGCCGTTCTGGTGTCGGGTGCCCGGCAGGTGGGAAAAACCACGCTGATGCTGCAAAGCATTGCCGATCTGATTGCCGGGGGCGTTCCCCCGGCCAACATCCTGTATGCCACGTTCGACCATCCCTTGCTCAAGCTGGCGGGGATCGATGCCGTCCTGGAGGCCTGGCGTGCCCGCGAACCCGCCGTGCCGGGGCCGGAATTCCTGTTCCTGGACGAGGGGCAGTTCATCCGGGACTGGGGTACCTGGGTCAAGCACCAGGTGGATTTCTTTCGCCACCGGCACATCGCGTTCACGGGGTCGGCACTGCCGCTGCTGGAGTCCGATCAGGAGTCGGGCGTGGGCCGCTGGCACACCATCAAGCTGACCACACTGTCCTTTTACGAGTACTTGCAATTGAAGCGGATTCCCCATTCGGAGATTCCGCCGCTACGCAGCCTGCGCGAAACGTTCGCCTGGTCAGAGGCGGCGTTCTACCGGGTCGCCGAGATGGCCGCGCCACTGGTCGGGCATTTCCACGACTATCTGGTACGCGGGGGTTTTCCGCAGATCGCGCAGGTTGAAAGCGTGACGCAGGCGCAACGCCTGCTGCGCGAGGACGTGATCGACAAGGTGCTCAAGCGGGACATGACGGTGCTGTTCGGAGTCCGCCGCGTGCTGGAACTGGAGCACACCTTCCTCTACCTGTGCATGCATGACGGGGGGCTGCTGGATGTTCCCAACCTGTGCAAAAACCTTGAGGTCAAGCGCCCCACGGCGCTGAAATACATAGACCTTCTCGAGTCCACGCACCTTGTCTACAAGCTGCCGCCGCACGGCTACGGTAAGGATATCCTGCGGGCCAGGTACAAGGTGTACCTTGCGGATGCCGCGCTGGCCCCGGCGGCCCTGTTGAAGGGCAAGGGACTGATCGACGACCCCATGGCGCTGGGCGTTGCCACGGAAACCGCCGTGTTCAAACATCTTTTTGCCAGATACTATGCACGGGACGTACGGTTCACCTACTGGCGCGACAAGAAAAATCGCGAAGTCGACCTGGTGGCGGACATGGGGGGCAAGCTCGTGCCCTTCGAGGTCAAGTACCGCGCTCAACACGCCGGGGCCGCCGAGTTGCAGGGGCTGCTGGAGTTCATGCGCGAACGCAAGGCCGAGCGCGGCTACGCGGTGACCAAGTCGCTGACGGATTTCGGTCCGCTGGCGGGGCACGGCGACGTCATGCGCATTCCCGCGCCATTGCTGTGCTACTGGATGGGACAGGGCGAACTGGACGAACCCGTTGAAGCGTGA
- a CDS encoding PAS domain S-box protein, with protein MSSVHHSGFAFRAIRLVALVLAFAVCTAATPRTAVSSGPIPGAPGTVLAAPLPTLPPVSATSGALSGFASQAAPTGVQPPAPWWVRLIDDAALILPAAALLLWLTLRLRRTRRALGRAENTLRSIVQVTSPLVGQEFFRMLVQQLAHGLGARYALVGELGGLNGQNEQGGQDGRGGRGDDYLRVLAAWLGDAPGEPFDYALHGTPCARTLNSPDLCVYSDGVQELFPEAELHASLGIRSYMGLALRDAQGTPLGVLAVFHDLPMAPPTGEGMALMRILAGRATAELERLRAGRALRESEARYRGLFENNHVVALLIDPTTKAIRDASPAAAEFYGWPREVLRAMHISDINTLPSGALRGELSAAARGEKQRFRFRHRLANGTTRDVESNTGSLVLHGEPLLYSIITDVTEQHRAEEALRLSELRLRMLVESAGDAIYLVDGTGHVLDANPEAEHQTGHTREQLLRMTLFDIDKQLDQRAFARLRAELESTRKATFETTHRTRGGTPLPVEVRMALMEEADGEPLLLAIVRDSSARTQAETELRCAKEVAETASRTKSEFLANMSHEIRTPLNGIMGMLQLLQADPAKAMRKVYVGAATQSCRRLGLLLGDILDLSRIEAGKLELHDEPFEARAVLDEVRGLFEGPAAERGLALRVNVDERIPRHLRGDAMRLRQVLFNLVGNAVKFTDHGEVVVEAWRVQASRSRGCRVLFTVRDTGIGIAEERLKDIFEPFVQAEAASTRRYQGAGLGLPIVRRLVRLMRGTVTVDSAPDAGTTFNVSLPFRFVNKVEEAVVDPPAADALSLRGKVILLAEDDAVNRLAVTRLLENMGARVTTADNGERAVQALLTSDFDCVLMDIQMPVMDGVEATRRLRALAKEGTGEGGHEAVRAPGTDRAGDTPSGHDAPHAQAAESDAAPDATPDAIHDAENDAEPDAPHAPRIDARILRARSATPIIALTAHAMRGDREQFLAAGMDGYLTKPVEAATLASAIVRVLREQGLREREPEGLQ; from the coding sequence ATGTCCAGCGTGCATCACTCCGGGTTCGCATTCCGTGCAATCCGGCTTGTCGCCCTCGTTCTGGCGTTCGCGGTGTGCACGGCAGCCACGCCGCGCACGGCGGTATCGTCCGGCCCCATTCCCGGTGCGCCGGGCACGGTGCTTGCCGCGCCCCTGCCCACCCTGCCCCCGGTCTCCGCGACATCCGGTGCCCTGTCGGGCTTCGCCTCCCAGGCCGCCCCCACTGGCGTGCAGCCCCCGGCCCCATGGTGGGTGCGCCTTATCGACGATGCCGCGCTCATCCTGCCGGCAGCCGCGCTGCTGCTATGGCTGACCCTGCGCCTGCGCCGCACCCGTCGCGCCCTGGGCCGGGCGGAAAACACCCTGCGCAGCATCGTGCAGGTCACCTCGCCGCTGGTGGGTCAGGAATTCTTCCGGATGCTGGTGCAGCAACTGGCCCATGGCCTTGGCGCGCGCTACGCCCTGGTGGGCGAGCTGGGCGGACTGAACGGACAGAATGAACAGGGTGGACAGGATGGACGGGGCGGCAGGGGCGACGACTACCTGCGCGTGCTGGCCGCCTGGCTGGGCGATGCGCCCGGCGAACCCTTTGACTATGCGTTGCATGGCACCCCCTGCGCGCGGACCCTCAATTCGCCGGACCTGTGCGTCTACTCCGATGGCGTGCAGGAACTCTTTCCCGAGGCCGAACTGCACGCCTCGCTGGGCATCCGCTCGTACATGGGCCTTGCGCTGCGCGATGCCCAAGGCACCCCCCTTGGCGTGCTGGCCGTATTCCACGACCTGCCCATGGCCCCGCCCACGGGCGAAGGCATGGCGCTGATGCGCATTCTGGCCGGGCGCGCCACGGCGGAACTGGAACGGCTGCGTGCCGGGCGTGCCCTGCGCGAAAGCGAGGCCCGCTACAGGGGCCTGTTCGAAAACAACCACGTGGTGGCCCTGCTCATCGACCCCACCACCAAGGCCATCCGCGACGCCAGCCCCGCCGCCGCCGAATTCTACGGCTGGCCGCGCGAGGTGCTGCGCGCCATGCACATCTCTGACATCAACACCCTGCCCTCCGGGGCGCTGCGCGGCGAACTATCGGCGGCGGCACGGGGCGAGAAGCAGCGCTTCCGCTTCCGCCACCGCCTGGCCAACGGCACCACCCGCGACGTGGAATCGAACACCGGATCGCTGGTGCTGCACGGCGAACCGCTGCTGTATTCCATCATCACCGACGTCACCGAGCAGCACCGGGCAGAGGAAGCCCTGCGCCTTAGCGAACTGCGGCTGCGCATGCTTGTGGAAAGCGCGGGCGACGCCATCTACCTCGTGGACGGCACCGGCCATGTCCTTGACGCCAACCCCGAGGCGGAACATCAGACCGGCCATACCCGCGAACAACTGCTGCGCATGACCCTGTTCGACATTGACAAGCAACTCGACCAGCGCGCCTTTGCCCGGCTGCGCGCGGAACTGGAATCCACCCGCAAGGCCACCTTCGAAACCACGCACCGCACGCGCGGCGGCACGCCGCTGCCGGTGGAAGTGCGCATGGCCCTGATGGAGGAGGCGGACGGCGAACCGCTGCTGCTGGCCATCGTGCGCGACAGTTCCGCACGCACGCAGGCGGAAACCGAACTGCGCTGCGCCAAGGAAGTCGCCGAGACGGCCAGCCGCACCAAAAGCGAATTCCTGGCCAACATGAGCCACGAAATCCGCACGCCGCTCAACGGCATCATGGGCATGCTGCAACTGTTGCAGGCAGACCCGGCCAAGGCCATGCGCAAGGTGTACGTGGGCGCGGCCACCCAGTCCTGCCGCCGCCTGGGGCTGCTGCTGGGCGACATCCTGGACCTTTCGCGCATCGAGGCGGGCAAGCTGGAACTGCACGACGAACCCTTCGAGGCGCGGGCCGTGCTGGACGAGGTGCGCGGCCTGTTCGAAGGCCCCGCCGCCGAACGGGGGCTGGCCCTGCGGGTAAACGTGGACGAACGCATTCCCCGCCACCTGCGCGGCGACGCCATGCGCCTGCGCCAGGTGCTGTTCAATCTGGTGGGCAACGCGGTGAAGTTCACCGATCACGGCGAGGTGGTGGTGGAGGCATGGCGGGTGCAGGCATCGCGTTCGCGCGGGTGCAGGGTGCTGTTCACCGTGCGCGACACCGGCATCGGCATTGCCGAAGAGCGGCTGAAGGACATCTTCGAGCCGTTCGTGCAGGCAGAGGCGGCCAGCACCCGGCGCTATCAGGGCGCGGGGCTGGGGCTGCCCATCGTGCGGCGACTGGTGCGGCTGATGCGCGGCACCGTCACCGTGGACAGCGCCCCGGACGCAGGCACCACGTTCAACGTCAGCCTGCCCTTCCGCTTCGTGAACAAGGTGGAGGAGGCCGTGGTCGATCCGCCCGCCGCCGACGCCTTGTCCCTGCGCGGAAAGGTCATCCTGCTGGCCGAGGACGACGCGGTGAACCGCCTGGCGGTAACGCGCCTGCTGGAGAACATGGGGGCGCGGGTAACCACGGCCGACAATGGCGAACGGGCCGTGCAGGCCCTGCTGACCAGCGACTTCGACTGCGTGCTCATGGACATCCAGATGCCGGTCATGGACGGGGTGGAGGCCACCCGCCGCTTGCGGGCCCTTGCGAAGGAGGGAACGGGAGAGGGGGGGCACGAAGCGGTGCGGGCACCGGGCACCGACAGGGCGGGTGACACCCCGTCAGGACACGACGCCCCGCATGCGCAGGCTGCCGAATCCGACGCGGCACCCGACGCCACGCCCGACGCCATCCATGATGCTGAAAACGATGCAGAGCCCGACGCCCCGCATGCCCCCCGCATCGATGCGCGCATCCTGCGGGCGCGCTCGGCAACGCCCATCATCGCCCTGACCGCCCACGCCATGCGCGGCGACCGCGAACAATTTCTGGCGGCGGGCATGGACGGCTACCTGACCAAGCCCGTGGAAGCCGCCACGCTGGCCAGCGCCATCGTGCGGGTCCTCCGCGAACAGGGCCTGCGGGAACGCGAGCCCGAGGGCTTGCAGTAG